One part of the Bacteroidia bacterium genome encodes these proteins:
- the rplM gene encoding 50S ribosomal protein L13, producing the protein MDSKSYKTLSANASTVEKKWWIVDVEGKVLGRAASEIAKILRGKHKPSFTPHVDCGDNVIVINADKIRLTGTKWEDKQYIRHTGYPGGQRVLTAKELMEKHPIRMVEKAVKGMLPKNRLGSTLYRNMRVYAGTEHPHEAQEPQVLEIK; encoded by the coding sequence ATGGATTCAAAAAGTTATAAAACACTGTCAGCCAACGCATCTACCGTAGAGAAAAAATGGTGGATTGTTGACGTAGAAGGAAAGGTACTTGGCCGTGCTGCCAGTGAGATCGCAAAGATTCTCAGAGGTAAGCACAAACCTTCTTTTACCCCTCATGTAGATTGCGGAGATAACGTTATCGTTATTAATGCAGATAAAATTCGTCTAACCGGAACTAAATGGGAAGACAAACAATACATCCGCCACACAGGATACCCTGGAGGTCAGCGTGTATTGACTGCAAAAGAACTTATGGAGAAGCATCCTATTCGCATGGTAGAGAAAGCTGTTAAAGGCATGCTACCGAAGAATCGTTTGGGAAGCACACTCTACCGTAACATGAGAGTATATGCAGGTACAGAGCATCCACATGAAGCTCAAGAGCCTCAAGTTTTAGAAATCAAGTAA
- the rpsI gene encoding 30S ribosomal protein S9 — protein MSQIVSVGRRKRAVARVILSEGGTGKFTVNKRELDVFFPFPLMQLKVKEPFTALEVNHSGYDIKVNVNGGGIKGQAEAIRLGLSRALIEANPEFRPVLKKAGLLTRDARKVERKKYGKKKARKSSQFSKR, from the coding sequence ATGAGTCAGATAGTTTCAGTAGGTAGAAGGAAGCGTGCGGTAGCACGGGTTATCCTTTCTGAGGGAGGTACTGGAAAATTCACTGTCAATAAAAGAGAACTAGATGTTTTCTTTCCTTTTCCACTCATGCAGCTCAAAGTAAAAGAGCCTTTTACAGCACTTGAGGTAAACCATAGCGGTTATGACATCAAGGTAAATGTAAATGGAGGAGGGATCAAAGGACAAGCAGAAGCTATTCGTCTGGGGCTATCCAGAGCACTCATCGAAGCGAATCCTGAGTTTCGCCCCGTTTTGAAAAAAGCTGGACTATTGACTCGTGATGCTCGTAAAGTTGAGCGTAAAAAATACGGAAAGAAAAAAGCGAGAAAAAGTTCGCAGTTCTCAAAGCGTTAA
- the rpsB gene encoding 30S ribosomal protein S2, with product MESPSYQSLLEAGVHFGHLKKKWDPHMSPYIFMERNGIHIIDLNKTQKLLDEAARVAKQLAVSGRKILFVATKKQAKEIVETEARRINMPFVTERWLGGMLTNFATVRRSIKRMKNIEKMKSDGTFERINKKERLMLTREQTKLEKVLGGIADLNRLPSALFVVDIKKEHIAIAEARKLGIPTIAMVDTNSNPNLVDFPIPANDDAAKSVSLVINTISGAIAEGLEERKKRREDDRVKKEAQRQREEDAKPATEDKVTEEA from the coding sequence ATGGAGTCACCATCATATCAAAGTTTACTCGAAGCAGGCGTTCACTTTGGACACCTCAAAAAGAAATGGGATCCCCATATGTCTCCGTACATTTTTATGGAGAGAAATGGCATCCATATCATCGACCTGAACAAAACCCAAAAGCTGCTTGATGAAGCTGCTCGTGTTGCAAAACAATTGGCTGTATCAGGAAGAAAGATCCTCTTTGTTGCTACAAAAAAGCAAGCCAAAGAGATCGTTGAAACAGAAGCTCGTCGCATCAACATGCCATTCGTTACAGAACGTTGGTTGGGAGGAATGCTGACAAACTTCGCTACCGTTCGTAGAAGTATCAAAAGGATGAAAAACATCGAAAAGATGAAGTCTGATGGTACTTTCGAGCGTATCAATAAGAAAGAGCGTCTCATGTTAACTCGTGAGCAAACCAAACTTGAAAAAGTACTGGGAGGAATTGCAGACCTTAACCGTCTTCCTTCAGCTCTTTTCGTAGTTGATATCAAAAAAGAACATATCGCAATTGCTGAAGCCCGTAAATTGGGTATCCCTACCATCGCTATGGTAGATACAAACAGCAACCCAAATCTCGTTGATTTTCCAATTCCTGCCAATGATGATGCTGCCAAGTCAGTATCTCTGGTTATCAATACAATCTCAGGCGCTATTGCTGAAGGATTGGAAGAAAGGAAGAAGCGTCGTGAAGATGATAGAGTGAAGAAGGAAGCTCAGCGTCAAAGAGAAGAAGATGCTAAACCGGCAACTGAAGATAAAGTTACCGAGGAAGCATAA
- a CDS encoding DUF2723 domain-containing protein — MNMDYNRINNFTGWGTFLIALVVYLLTMAPTASYWDCGEFIACANELEVPHPPGAPFFLLVGRIFAMLAGPDMLNVAFMLNLLSVLSSAFTVLFTTWITTYLAKKLLMGGSDEAPTNIQTLVIMAAGLVGGLANTFADSFWFNAVEAEVYAMSSFFTAIVVWLMFKWEARANEPGNERWIVLIAYLMGLSIGVHLLNLLTIPALAFIYYFKKHDFSWTGFFVTSGISVAILGIIQTGIIIYTFDIAWAFERALATVSSVGGVKSGLGLPVGSGLVVFFLLLFAGLAYGVYYSAKNKKRLLNLALMSTVVIFIGFSSYLMVPIRSNANPAIDENNPDATHTFISYMKREQYGNRPLLKGPLYNARAVGYDNAGTEYILDTDKDGNEFYRAIGEKVKARYANKDLKWFPRMYESGRYNMGPHGYVNYVRRKGAANTPYDDKPTSSEDIKFFWNYQVIHMYWRYFMWNFAGRQGDTQDMDWESGIFTSTSDMPDFIKNNPAKNHFYLLPFLLGLFGLVYQTLKRRNEAIIVGLLFFFTGFAIIIYLNQYPMQPRERDYSFAGSFQTFAIWIGLAVPAIYMVLKQYLKDAAAYLGIGLGIIATLLMGIEGWDDHSRADRYVAPDSAYNLLNSLAPNAVLFTNGDNDTFPLWYAQEVEQVRPDVRVLCLSYVNTDWYIDQMYQKVNDSPPLPLSISPSNYRGQTNQSRNYGSQKEVTKTINGASAADLVAKGIIGAEDAPYVQQNMSWKFNTRGGQSRYLELKDVLLLNLLENTASQGWERPIYFANTVTPSNFLKLDPFLRQEGLAYRVLPLKKPGFSDRFDQFSGNIDKGRMYDNLMNKFRFRNLNKPGTYFDENIIRMVSNYHNTFHRLIGSYVRDATELERGIANMESQIAGGSEAADSLQAVIDNNRVVVADYRSKANNLAIAAEEKFPLEIATPEPYLIVRTAISWNQLGNKEKADKYFNMAKDRVVNSLKYYYDSGDTFPRRSVYVQTLNYLASLALDPEFNRPELAQELQQARQSMPKYFGQ, encoded by the coding sequence ATGAATATGGACTATAACCGAATTAATAATTTTACTGGCTGGGGAACCTTCCTGATTGCCCTGGTGGTGTACCTATTGACGATGGCACCTACAGCCAGTTATTGGGATTGTGGGGAATTTATTGCCTGTGCAAATGAATTGGAGGTTCCACACCCTCCCGGAGCACCCTTCTTCCTACTTGTAGGACGGATTTTTGCCATGTTGGCAGGCCCTGATATGCTCAATGTCGCCTTTATGCTCAATCTTTTGAGTGTACTCTCGAGTGCGTTCACTGTGCTATTTACAACCTGGATCACAACTTACCTCGCGAAAAAACTCCTGATGGGAGGTAGCGATGAGGCGCCTACTAATATTCAAACCCTGGTCATTATGGCTGCAGGCTTAGTAGGGGGATTGGCAAATACCTTCGCAGATTCTTTCTGGTTCAATGCAGTTGAAGCAGAGGTTTACGCGATGAGTTCCTTCTTCACAGCCATTGTAGTATGGTTGATGTTTAAGTGGGAAGCTCGTGCCAATGAGCCTGGAAATGAGCGTTGGATCGTATTGATTGCCTATTTGATGGGACTATCGATCGGAGTTCACTTGTTGAACTTGTTGACCATCCCGGCACTTGCCTTTATTTATTACTTCAAAAAACACGATTTCTCCTGGACCGGATTTTTCGTTACCAGTGGCATATCAGTTGCTATTCTGGGGATCATTCAGACAGGGATCATCATTTATACCTTCGATATCGCCTGGGCATTTGAACGTGCTCTGGCAACCGTTTCTTCTGTTGGAGGCGTGAAAAGTGGATTAGGATTACCGGTAGGCTCCGGTCTGGTGGTATTCTTCCTGCTGCTATTTGCCGGTCTTGCATACGGCGTTTATTACAGCGCTAAAAACAAGAAACGTCTGCTCAATCTGGCGCTTATGAGCACAGTGGTCATCTTTATTGGTTTCTCTTCTTATCTCATGGTTCCAATTCGTTCGAATGCCAACCCTGCGATAGATGAGAACAATCCCGATGCGACCCATACATTCATCAGTTACATGAAAAGGGAGCAATATGGAAACAGGCCTTTACTCAAAGGACCTCTCTATAATGCTCGTGCAGTAGGATATGACAATGCCGGAACAGAATATATACTGGATACCGATAAAGATGGGAATGAATTCTACCGTGCGATAGGTGAGAAAGTAAAAGCACGCTATGCCAACAAGGATTTGAAATGGTTCCCACGGATGTATGAAAGTGGTCGCTACAATATGGGGCCGCATGGATATGTGAATTATGTGAGGCGGAAAGGGGCTGCAAACACCCCGTATGACGATAAACCTACCTCCTCGGAGGATATTAAATTCTTCTGGAACTATCAGGTGATCCATATGTACTGGCGCTACTTTATGTGGAATTTTGCTGGCCGACAGGGAGATACACAGGATATGGATTGGGAAAGTGGAATTTTCACCAGTACCAGCGACATGCCTGACTTTATCAAGAATAATCCAGCGAAGAACCATTTCTATTTACTCCCATTTTTATTGGGATTATTTGGGCTGGTATATCAAACGCTCAAACGAAGGAATGAGGCGATCATCGTAGGACTCCTATTCTTCTTTACGGGTTTTGCCATCATTATCTATTTAAATCAGTATCCCATGCAGCCGCGTGAAAGGGATTACTCCTTTGCGGGTTCTTTCCAAACCTTTGCGATTTGGATTGGGCTGGCTGTCCCTGCGATCTATATGGTGCTCAAACAATACCTGAAAGATGCAGCGGCTTATCTCGGCATTGGCCTGGGGATAATTGCTACTTTATTAATGGGAATAGAAGGCTGGGATGATCACTCACGTGCAGATCGATATGTAGCACCAGATTCAGCCTACAACCTGCTGAACTCACTCGCTCCTAATGCAGTACTCTTTACGAATGGGGATAATGATACCTTCCCCTTATGGTATGCGCAGGAAGTTGAACAGGTACGTCCTGATGTTCGAGTACTATGTTTGAGCTATGTGAATACTGATTGGTATATCGATCAAATGTACCAGAAGGTCAATGATTCTCCTCCTTTACCTTTGTCTATTTCTCCTTCCAATTATAGAGGACAGACTAACCAGAGTCGTAATTATGGTTCTCAGAAAGAAGTAACCAAGACTATCAATGGAGCTTCTGCTGCAGATTTAGTGGCAAAAGGAATCATTGGAGCTGAGGATGCTCCTTATGTTCAGCAAAATATGAGCTGGAAGTTTAATACACGCGGAGGACAAAGCCGCTATTTGGAATTGAAAGACGTATTGCTGCTGAATCTTCTGGAAAATACAGCCAGTCAAGGTTGGGAGCGTCCGATCTATTTCGCTAATACAGTAACGCCCAGCAACTTCCTGAAACTGGATCCTTTCCTTCGTCAGGAAGGATTGGCTTATCGGGTTCTTCCCTTGAAAAAACCAGGATTTAGTGATCGATTTGATCAGTTTTCCGGTAATATCGATAAGGGACGGATGTATGATAACCTCATGAACAAATTCCGTTTCCGTAACCTTAACAAGCCCGGAACCTATTTTGATGAGAACATCATTCGTATGGTTTCCAACTACCACAATACCTTCCATAGATTGATTGGAAGTTATGTGCGTGATGCTACAGAGCTTGAGCGAGGTATCGCTAATATGGAATCTCAAATAGCCGGCGGATCTGAAGCTGCGGATAGTCTTCAGGCTGTGATTGATAATAATAGGGTAGTAGTTGCCGATTATCGTAGCAAAGCTAATAATCTGGCTATTGCTGCTGAAGAAAAATTCCCATTGGAAATCGCAACTCCAGAGCCTTATCTAATTGTGAGAACGGCTATTTCCTGGAATCAATTAGGGAATAAGGAAAAGGCAGATAAATACTTTAATATGGCGAAAGATCGCGTGGTCAATTCCCTTAAGTATTATTATGATTCCGGAGATACCTTTCCAAGAAGGAGTGTATATGTTCAGACCCTCAACTATCTGGCGAGTCTGGCATTGGATCCGGAGTTTAATCGTCCTGAATTAGCTCAGGAACTTCAGCAAGCGAGACAGTCTATGCCTAAGTATTTTGGGCAATAG
- a CDS encoding SxtJ family membrane protein, which produces MRSPTYSSDESLLALVLLGGLLFVLFDLEIALWIALFLGAGGLLSKQLREGIHKSWVFLSQKLGAISSFLLLALLFFLILSPLAWIRRLIKSADSFHPASNSSSNFEERNHIYTPEDFNKPW; this is translated from the coding sequence ATGCGATCCCCCACTTACAGTTCGGATGAGAGTTTGCTGGCCCTGGTGTTACTGGGAGGCTTACTTTTTGTTTTATTCGATTTGGAAATAGCCCTTTGGATAGCTCTATTTTTGGGAGCAGGAGGCCTTTTGAGTAAACAGCTACGTGAGGGAATCCATAAAAGCTGGGTATTTCTGAGTCAAAAACTGGGTGCGATTTCCTCTTTCCTATTGCTGGCTCTGCTGTTTTTTCTCATCTTAAGCCCATTGGCCTGGATTCGCAGGCTAATAAAATCAGCCGATTCTTTCCATCCGGCTTCCAATTCCTCCTCAAATTTCGAAGAGCGTAATCATATATATACACCTGAGGATTTTAATAAGCCCTGGTAA
- a CDS encoding DUF5989 family protein gives MESFKDLWNFVLERKKFWLAPIILIILFMAVILIFAESSAIGSFVYTLF, from the coding sequence ATGGAATCATTTAAGGATCTGTGGAACTTTGTCCTGGAACGAAAAAAATTCTGGCTGGCTCCGATAATCCTCATCATATTGTTTATGGCTGTCATCCTCATCTTTGCTGAAAGCTCTGCCATCGGAAGTTTCGTATATACGCTTTTCTAA
- a CDS encoding carbamoyltransferase: MSMYILGISAYYHDAAAALLKDGEILAAAQEERFSRIKHDPQFPAQALSYCLKEAGIKLKEVDALVFYDKPLLKFERLLETYYAYAPKGFRQFVKSMPIWVKEKLFLKSSLRKELGAIGEYDPKSVPLLFPEHHLSHAASAYYPSPFEDAAILCVDGVGEWATTSIMHGKGKAIEVKKQISFPHSLGLLYSSFTYFLGFKVNSGEYKLMGLAPYGNPHSTQTQKFKQSIKDHLIDLFPDGSFRLNISYFSYPYDLRMIQDKQWANLFGIPKREAETPILQEHCDLARAIQEVTEEIILLLAKEAKRLTGSNYLCLAGGVALNCVANGRLLEENDFKEIYVQAAAGDAGGSLGAALAAYYIHFEKERRQPAQDVKKGTYLGPAYTSEEIRAALEEANLKFTEQADELLFPYIANQLASAKVVGWFQGNMEFGPRALGNRSILGDPGQANMQRIVNLKIKNRESFRPFAPVVLEEELEAYFDLKQSSPYMSFVRKLKTDQLRQLPENYHELPLEEKLTFKRSALPAITHVDGSARIQSLKKSDNPRFYALLQAFKEERGYGILLNTSFNVRGEPIVCNPQEAIHCFLQTEMDVLVLENFIIEKDSQKM; the protein is encoded by the coding sequence ATGTCCATGTATATCCTGGGAATATCTGCGTACTATCACGATGCTGCCGCTGCCTTACTGAAGGATGGCGAAATACTGGCGGCAGCCCAGGAAGAACGCTTTAGTAGGATTAAGCATGATCCTCAATTTCCTGCTCAAGCGCTTTCCTATTGCCTGAAAGAAGCAGGAATAAAGCTCAAGGAGGTGGATGCCCTCGTATTTTATGATAAACCGCTGCTGAAATTTGAGCGTTTGCTAGAAACCTATTATGCCTATGCGCCCAAAGGATTTCGGCAATTTGTAAAGTCTATGCCGATTTGGGTGAAAGAAAAACTCTTCCTCAAATCGAGCCTGAGGAAGGAATTAGGTGCAATCGGGGAATATGATCCCAAATCCGTACCTCTGCTCTTTCCTGAACATCATTTGTCTCATGCTGCCAGTGCCTATTATCCTTCCCCTTTTGAGGACGCAGCTATTTTATGTGTGGATGGAGTAGGGGAATGGGCGACAACGAGTATTATGCATGGGAAAGGAAAAGCGATTGAGGTAAAAAAACAGATTTCTTTTCCACATTCTCTGGGTTTGCTGTATTCCTCCTTTACGTATTTTTTAGGCTTTAAGGTGAATTCGGGGGAATACAAACTTATGGGGCTCGCTCCCTATGGCAATCCTCATTCAACTCAAACCCAGAAATTTAAACAAAGCATAAAGGATCACTTGATCGATCTGTTTCCTGATGGATCCTTTCGACTAAATATTTCCTATTTCAGCTATCCTTATGATCTGCGCATGATTCAGGATAAGCAATGGGCGAATTTGTTTGGCATACCCAAACGGGAAGCTGAAACCCCAATTTTGCAGGAACATTGTGATCTGGCCCGGGCAATTCAGGAAGTAACGGAAGAGATTATACTTTTGCTGGCGAAAGAAGCGAAACGTCTGACCGGTTCAAACTACCTCTGTTTGGCAGGAGGCGTGGCCTTGAATTGCGTAGCGAATGGGAGGCTTTTGGAGGAAAATGATTTTAAAGAAATATATGTACAAGCGGCTGCAGGAGATGCCGGAGGCTCTTTAGGGGCTGCTTTGGCTGCTTATTACATCCATTTTGAAAAAGAAAGGAGGCAGCCTGCCCAAGATGTAAAGAAAGGAACCTATCTCGGACCTGCATATACTTCTGAGGAAATCAGGGCTGCCCTGGAGGAAGCAAATCTGAAGTTTACCGAACAAGCAGATGAGCTCCTTTTTCCCTATATAGCTAATCAATTAGCATCTGCAAAAGTAGTCGGCTGGTTTCAGGGAAACATGGAGTTTGGTCCCCGGGCCCTTGGAAATCGGAGCATCCTGGGAGATCCCGGACAGGCAAATATGCAGCGTATTGTCAATCTTAAGATCAAAAATCGGGAAAGCTTTCGTCCTTTTGCGCCGGTTGTATTGGAAGAGGAGTTGGAAGCGTATTTTGACCTAAAGCAATCCTCTCCCTATATGAGTTTTGTTCGGAAGCTAAAGACTGATCAACTCCGTCAGCTTCCTGAGAATTACCATGAATTACCGTTGGAGGAAAAGCTGACTTTTAAAAGGTCTGCCCTTCCTGCGATTACACATGTGGATGGAAGTGCACGTATTCAAAGCTTAAAAAAATCAGATAATCCGCGCTTTTATGCCCTATTGCAGGCGTTTAAGGAAGAACGTGGATACGGCATTTTACTAAATACCAGTTTTAATGTCCGAGGAGAACCGATTGTATGTAATCCGCAAGAAGCTATTCATTGTTTCCTGCAAACCGAGATGGATGTATTGGTTCTGGAGAATTTTATCATTGAAAAAGATTCGCAGAAAATGTAA
- a CDS encoding T9SS type A sorting domain-containing protein: MNRLVKPYILVLCLFWFGILLPIPAQAQFCNWLQVQIGQSVTGNTLSVFIKPNLDVTAAPCNIWSLGSQITMRWPAVLGANPVSSITFNGTAMGFAQNTGLGPGGAIGSDGGDGYYYVQFTNSGSGLQALSAAGNQELFNVDFTASSTPAFEFVPTGAGTIFGNTDPALFMGGQNVFDSFIPNGAFPVEWTHFAARGINGREVELNWGTSIEINNDYFQIEKSVDGQAFEKIAQIEGAGNTTEKQEYFYVDKAYVAERVFYRLKQVDKNGLFEYSKVEEVKLENSFLSNLRFEISPNPAVDFVNFKLQDQAKGAYEVLVVDAFGKQILRESFDLEKGVYQMQVGNLSEGMYYASLIGKDGNQHSIGKFLKQ; encoded by the coding sequence ATGAATCGATTAGTAAAACCTTATATACTTGTTCTTTGCTTGTTTTGGTTTGGGATACTGTTACCTATCCCTGCACAAGCACAATTTTGCAACTGGCTGCAAGTGCAGATCGGCCAGAGCGTAACCGGAAATACACTTTCTGTATTCATAAAACCCAATCTGGATGTAACTGCAGCACCATGCAATATCTGGTCTTTGGGTAGCCAGATCACCATGCGTTGGCCGGCGGTATTAGGTGCCAATCCGGTGTCATCCATCACTTTTAATGGAACAGCCATGGGCTTTGCCCAGAACACCGGCCTCGGGCCAGGGGGAGCAATTGGGTCCGATGGAGGAGATGGATATTATTATGTTCAATTCACAAACTCAGGGTCTGGACTCCAGGCCTTGAGTGCCGCCGGGAACCAGGAGCTATTTAATGTGGATTTTACCGCAAGCTCAACCCCCGCTTTTGAATTTGTGCCAACAGGAGCTGGAACCATTTTCGGCAATACCGATCCTGCACTTTTTATGGGAGGGCAAAATGTTTTTGACAGCTTTATCCCAAATGGAGCCTTTCCGGTAGAATGGACACATTTTGCGGCCAGAGGCATCAATGGAAGAGAAGTAGAACTCAATTGGGGAACTTCTATCGAAATCAACAATGATTACTTCCAAATTGAAAAAAGTGTAGATGGGCAGGCTTTTGAAAAGATTGCCCAAATTGAAGGGGCTGGGAATACGACTGAGAAACAGGAATATTTCTACGTGGATAAGGCCTATGTCGCCGAAAGAGTCTTTTACCGACTCAAGCAGGTAGATAAAAATGGTTTGTTTGAATATTCGAAAGTAGAGGAAGTCAAATTGGAGAATTCTTTTCTCTCAAACCTCCGCTTTGAAATTTCGCCTAATCCTGCTGTCGACTTTGTGAACTTCAAATTGCAGGATCAAGCAAAAGGAGCCTATGAAGTGCTGGTAGTGGATGCATTTGGGAAGCAAATTCTAAGAGAAAGCTTTGACCTGGAAAAAGGGGTATATCAAATGCAGGTAGGTAATCTAAGTGAGGGCATGTACTATGCGAGCCTCATCGGAAAAGATGGAAATCAACATTCAATCGGAAAATTTCTTAAGCAGTAG